A region of the Kribbella sp. NBC_01245 genome:
CCTCGGCTCGCTCGACGGCCGCCGGATCACCATCGTCGGTGACGTGCTGCACAGCCGGGTCGCCCGGTCGAACGTGTTGCTGCTCTCGACGCTCGGCGCCGAGGTCACCGTGGTGGCACCGCCCACGTTGTTGCCGGTCAACATGAACGGCTGGCCCTGCGAGACTTCGTACGACCTGGATGCCGTGCTGCCGAAGAGCGACGCGGTGATGATGCTGCGGGTCCAGCGGGAGCGGATGGGCGAGGCGTTCTTCCCGAGCGCCCGCGAGTACAGCCGGCGCTACGGGCTCGACGTACACCGGATGGCACAGCTGCCGGAGAACACGATCGTGATGCACCCAGGCCCGATGAACCGCGGCATGGAGATCACCGCGGACGTGGCCGACTCGACCCGCTCGGTCATCGTCGAACAGGTCACGAACGGCGTGGCCGTTCGCATGGCCGTCTTGTATTTGCTGCTATCCGGAGCCAACGACACCGCGAACACAGAGGAGACGACCGCATGACCGCCTACCTGATCAAGAACGCCCGCATCCTGGGCGGCGAGGCGGCGGACCTGCACCTCGACAACGGCGAGATCGTTGCCGTCGGCAAAAACCTCTCCACCCCCGAAGGCACTCAAACCATCGAGGCCGACGGCCTGATCGCGCTGCCCGGCCTGGTCGACCTGCACACGCACCTCCGTGAGCCCGGTCGCGAGGACGCCGAGACCGTTCTGACCGGGACGCGCGCGGCGGCGCTCGGTGGTTTCACCGGCGTGCACGCGATGGCCAACACGGACCCGGTCGCGGACACCGCAGGCGTCGTCGAGCAGGTCTGGCGCCTCGGGCGTGAGGGCGGCTACTGCGACGTGTTTCCGGTCGGCGCGGTCACGGTCGGCCTGAAGGGCACGCAGCTCGCCGAGCTCGGTGCGATGGCCGACTCGGCCGCGCGCGTGCGGGTCTTCTCCGACGACGGCCTCTGTGTCTGGGACGCGGCCCTGATGCGTCGCGCACTTGAGTATGTGAAGGCCTTCGGCGGCGTCATCGCGCAGCACGCGCAGGAGCCACGCTTGACCCAGGGCGCCCAGATGAACGAGGGCGAGCTGTCCGGCGTACTGGGGCTCACCGGCTGGCCGAGTGTCGCCGAGGAGTCGATCATCGCGCGCGACATCCTGCTGAACGCGCACGTCGGTTCCAAGCTGCACGTCTGCCACCTGTCCACCAAGGGCTCGGTCGAGATCGTGCGTGCGGCCAAGAAGCGCGGCCTCGCGGTCACCGCCGAGGTCACGCCGCACCACTTGCTGCTGACCGAGGAGAAGGCCACGACGTACAACCCGGTCTTCAAGGTGAACCCGCCGCTGCGTACGAAGGAAGACGTCGAGGCGGTCCGTGAGGGCCTGGCCGACGGCACCATCGACATCGTCGCGACCGACCACGCGCCGCACCCGGTGGAGGACAAGGACTGCGAGTGGAGCGCGGCCGCCTTCGGCATGCTCGGCCTCGAGACCGCCTTGTCCGTCGTCCAGCACGCGATGGTCGACACCAAGCTGATGACCTGGGCCGACGTCGCCGACCGGATGAGCTTCCGGCCGGCCAGGATCGGTCAGCTCAGCGGCCACGGTCAGCCCCTCCAAGCGGGCGCGCCGGCCAACGTCACGCTGGTCGACGCGAGCGCCACCCGCACGATCGTGCCGAGCGAGACGGCCTCGCTGTCGCGCAATACGCCCTTCGACGGCATGCAGTTGCCCGGCCGGGTGGTCGCGACCTTCCTTCGTGGTGAGGCGACCGTGCTGGACGGGAAGCTGGCCAAGTGACCTACGCACTGGGCGCCGTCGGCACCCTGGCCGTCATCGCGCTGGCCTATTTCGGCATGTTAAAAGGCTGGCGTCATCGCCAGCAGCGGCAGGCCGATCTGGCCGAGCTGCCCGCGGTTCCGGACATCACTGACCAGGGCGTGGAAGGTGTCTACATCGCCACCACCACGGCCGGCGACTGGATGGACCGCATCGCCGTACAGGAGCTCGGGGTTCGCAGTGTCGCGGACCTGGCCGTCACGGACGCCGGGCTGTTGTTCCGCCGCCGTGGCGCGGCCGATCTCTTCATCCCCGCGGATCGCGTCACGGAAGTCCGCACCGACCGCGGTATCGCCGGCAAGGTGACACCGGAGTCGTCGGGTCTCGTGGTGGTGACCTGGCAGCACGACGGGCGCGACCTGGACACCGGGTTCCGCCCGCGCCGCAAGGCCGACATCGCCACCTTGACCAGTTCCATCTCGACCCTGATCGGAGCAGACCGATGAGTTCGCACAAGCCCGCACTGCTGGTGCTGGAGGACGGCCGGACCTTCGCCGGTACGTCGTACGGTGCGGTCGGCGAGACCTTCGGTGAGGCGGTGTTCACCACCGGCATGACCGGATACCAGGAGACGCTGACCGACCCGTCGTACCACCGCCAGATCGTCACCCAGACCGCCCCGCACATCGGCAACACCGGTGTGAACGACGAGGACGACGAGTCGTCGAAGATCTGGGTCGCCGGATACGTCGTGCGCGACCCCGCCCGCGTTCCGTCGAACTGGCGCTCCGTCCGCACGCTCGACGACCAGCTCAAGGCCCAGGGCATCGTCGGCATCTCCGGGATCGACACCCGCGCCCTCACCCGCCACCTGCGCGAGCGTGGCGCGATGCGGGCCGCGATCTCCACCGAGGAGCTGAACCCCGAGACGTTGCTGGCTCGCGTCTTGGAGCAGCCGAAGATGGCGGGCTCCGATCTGGCGTCCGAGGTCACCACCGAGCAGACGTACGTCGTACCGGCTGAGGGGGAGAAGCGGTTCACGGTTGTCGCGCTCGACCTCGGTATCAAGACGATGACGCCGAAGCGGATGTCCGAGCGTGGCATCGAGGTGCACGTGATGCCGATGACCTCGACGCTTGAAGAGGTCCTCGCGGTCAAGCCCGACGGCGTGTTCATGTCGAACGGCCCGGGTGACCCCGAGACCACCGAGCACCCGACCACGTTGCTGAAAGCCCTGCTGGAGAAGGGGATTCCGTACTTCGGGATCTGCTTCGGCAACCAGGTCTTCGGTCGTGCGCTGGGCCTCGGCACGTTCAAGCTGAAGTACGGCCACCGCGGGATCAACCAGCCGGTGCTCGACCGCGCCACCGGCAAGGTCGAGATCACCGCGCAGAACCACGGCTTCGCGGTCGACGCGCCGCTCGACGGAGGTGTCGAGACGCCGTACGGGCTGGCCGAGGTCAGCCACGTCTCGCTCAACGACAACGTGGTCGAGGGCTTGAAGCTCACCAAGGACGGGAAGCTGAAGGGCTTCTCGGTCCAGTACCACCCCGAGGCGGCGGCCGGCCCGCACGACTCGGCGTACTTGTTCGATCGCTTCGTAGACCTGATGGGTGAGAGCTGATGCCTCGTCGTACTGATATCGACTCGGTGCTGGTGATCGGCTCCGGCCCGATCGTGATCGGCCAGGCCTGTGAGTTCGACTATTCCGGCACGCAGGCCTGCCGGGTGCTCAAGGAGGAGGGCTTCCGGGTCGTCCTGGTGAACTCCAACCCGGCCACGATCATGACCGACCCGGAGTTCGCCGACGCGACGTACGTCGAGCCGATCACGCCGGAGTTCGTCGAGAAGGTGATCGAGAAGGAGCGCCCGAACGCGCTGCTCGCCACCCTCGGCGGCCAGACCGCGCTGAACGCCGCGATCGCCCTGCACGAGAACGGCGTGCTCGCCAAGTACGGCGTGGAGCTGATCGGCGCCTCCGTCGACGCGATCCAGCGCGGCGAGAACCGCGAGTCGTTCAAGGCCATCGTCGAGGAGCTCGGCGCCGAGGTCGCACGCTCGGTCGTCTGCCACACGCTGGCCGACGTGCTCGCGGCCGCGGACGAGCTGGGCTACCCGCTGGTCGTCCGGCCTTCGTTCACCATGGGTGGCGTCGGTTCCGGCATGGCGTACGACGAGTCGGATCTGCGCCGCATCGCGGGTGCGGGTCTGGCCGCCAGCCCGACCACGGAGGTCCTGATCGAGGAATCCATCGTGGGCTGGAAGGAGTACGAGCTGGAGGTGATGCGCGACAAGGCCGACAACGTCGTGATCATCTGCTCGATCGAGAACCTCGACCCGATGGGCGTGCACACCGGCGACTCGATCACGGTCGCGCCGGCGATGACGCTGACCGACCGCGAGTACCAGACGATGCGGGATCTCTCGATCGGGATCATCCGCTCGGTCGGGGTCGACACCGGCGGCTGCAACATCCAGTTCGCGGTCAACCCGGTGGATGGCCGGCTGATCGTGATCGAGATGAACCCGCGGGTCTCGCGTTCGTCCGCGCTGGCGTCGAAGGCGACCGGCTTCCCGATCGCGAAGATCGCGGCCAAGGTGGCGATCGGTTACACCCTGGACGAGATCCCGAACGACATCACCCAGCAGACGCCGGCGAGCTTCGAGCCGACGCTGGACTACGTCGTCGTCAAGGTGCCGCGGTTCGCCTTTGAGAAGTTCCCGGCGGCCGACAACACCCTGACCACGCACATGAAGAGCGTCGGCGAGGCGATGGCCATCGGCCGGAACTTCACCGAGGCGTTGCAGAAAGCCCTTCGCTCGTTGGAGAAGCCGGAAGCCCGGTTCTCCTGGTTGTTGCCCGCAGCAACGTCGGTGGAGCCCTTGCTGGAGGAGATCCGCACGCCGCGCGACGGTCGCCTGCGCAAGGTGATGGACGCGATTCGCGCGGGCGCCTCGGCCGAGCAGTTGTTCGAGGCAACCAAGATCGACCCGTGGTTCATCGACCAGCTGTTCCTGATCCACGAGACCGCGCTGACCGTTGCCAAGGGCACCCGAATGACGCCCGAGGTGATCCGGCTGGCCAAGCGGCACGGGTTCTCCGACCTGCAGCTGGCGGAGATCCGCGGCCTCGAGGAGGACGTTGTGCGCGGCGTCCGCCAGGCCCTCGGGATTCGCCCGGTCTACAAGACGGTCGACACCTGCGCGGCCGAGTTCGCGGCCAGCACGCCGTACCACTACTCGTCGTACGACGAGGAGACCGAGGTGGCACCGCGCTCCGAGCCCGCCGTGCTGATCCTGGGCTCGGGCCCGAACCGGATCGGCCAGGGCATCGAGTTCGACTACTCCTGCGTGCACGCGTCGATGGCGCTGCGCGACGCCGGCTATTGCACGATCATGGTCAACTGCAACCCGGAGACGGTCTCGACCGACTACGACACCTCGGACCGGCTGTACTTCGAGCCGCTCACCGCCGAGGACGTGCTCGAGATCGTGTACGCCGAGATGCAGGCCGGCCCGATCGCGGGCGTAATCGTGCAGCTCGGTGGTCAGACCCCGCTCGGCCTGGCCCAGCGCCTCGCGGACGCGGGTGTGCCGATCGTCGGTACGTCGCCGGAGGCCATCCACCTCGCGGAAGAGCGCGGCGCCTTCGGCAAGGTGCTCGCGGACGCCGGATTGCCCGCGCCGAAGCACGGTACGGCGATGTCGTTCGGCGAGGCCCAGGCCATCGCGGCGGAGATCGGCTTCCCGGTGCTGGTCCGGCCGTCGTACGTGCTGGGCGGTCGCGGGATGGAGATCGTCTACAGCGAGGCCGAGCTCAGTGCCGCCCTGGTGCGGTTGAGCGGTGGCGAGGAGGTCGCGAGCTGGGAGCACCCGGTGCTGATCGACCGGTTCCTGGACGACGCGGTCGAGATCGACGTGGACGGCCTGTTCGACGGCGAGGAGCTGTTCCTCGGTGGCGTGATGGAGCACATCGAGGAGGCCGGGGTGCACTCGGGCGACTCGTCCTGCGCGCTGCCGCCGATCACGCTCGGCCGGGCCGATATCGAGAAGATCCGCGCCTCCACCGAGGCCATCGCGCGTGGTGTCGGCGTGCGCGGGCTGCTGAACGTGCAGTACGCGCTCGCGGGTGACGTGCTCTACGTGCTGGAGGCCAATCCGCGCGCCTCGCGGACCGTGCCGTTCGTCTCCAAGGCGACGGCCACGCCGCTGGCGAAGGCGGCCGCCCGGGTGATGCTCGGCGCGACCGTGGCCGAGCTGCGGGCCGAGGGCATGCTGCCGGCCGTCGGTGACGGGGGCACACTGCCGCCGAACACGCCGATCGCGGTGAAGGAGGCGGTGATGCCGTTCAACCGGTTCCGTACCGTCGAAGGCGCCTCGGTCGACACCGTGCTCGGGCCGGAGATGCGGTCCACCGGTGAGGTGATGGGCATCGACGACACGTTCGGTACGGCGTTCGCCAAGTCGCAGGCAGGCGCCTCGGGACCGCTGCCGTCGTACGGGAAGGTGTTCGTGTCCGTCGCGAACCGGGACAAGCGGCACATGATCTTCCCGGTCAAGCGCCTCGCCGACCTCGGGTTCGAGATCCTCGCGACCGAAGGCACGGCCGACGTGCTGCGGCGCAACGGCGTCGAGGCCAAGGTGGTCCGGAAGAACAGCGAGGGCCCCGGCCCGAACGGTGAGCCGACGATCGTCCAGGTCGTGCACGAGGGTGAGGTCGACCTGATCGTCAACACCCCGATCGGCATCACCCAAGGCGGTTCGCCGCGGATCGACGGGTACGAGATCCGGAGTGCGGCCGTCGCGCGGAACATCCCGTGCATCACCACCGTCCAGGGCCTCGCGGCCGCCGTACAGGGCATCGAAGCGCAGCGCGCCGGCGATATCGGCGTCAGATCCCTGCAGGACTGGGCCGCCCGGATCCGCGGAACCGAGCAGTGAGCCTCTATCGCCGCCTGGTCCGGCCGGTGCTCTACCGGCTGGGCCGCGGCGATGCCGAGGTCGCCCACGAGCAAACCTTGCGTGGTCTGCGTTTGCTCAATGCTGTTCCCCAGCGGCTCTTGGGACGTACATCGCCCGCGCTGGCGACAACGGTCTTCGGCATCCGCTTCCCGTCGCCGGTCGGACTGGCGGCGGGAATGGACAAGAACGGCATCGCGCTGCCGGCCTGGCGAGCCCTTGGTTTCGGGTTCGTCGAGGTCGGCACGGTGACGGCCGAGCCGCAGCCGGGTAATCCCAGGCCGCGATTGTTCCGCCTCGTGGACAGCGAGGGCATCATCAACCGAATGGGCTTCAACAACGAGGGTTCCGAGGCTCTTGCAGCGCGGTTGAAGTCTTATGGCGACCTGGGATATCCGCTCGGCGTGAGCATCGGTAAGTCGAAGGTCACGCCATTAGCAGATGCAGTCGGGGACTACGTCACCTCGCTGCGCCGCTTGTATGCCTATGGCAACTACTTCGCGGTGAACGTGAGTTCGCCCAACACGCCGGGATTGCGTTCCCTGCAAGACGCCGGTCAGCTTCGCGAGTTGCTGGTTGCCCTGCGCAACGAAGCGCTTGCCTTGGGCAATGGCGCTGATCCGAAGCCGATTCTGGTGAAGATCGCGCCCGATCTCACCCTCGAGGCGATCGACGAACTGCTCGACGTCTGCACCGAGACGAAGATCGCCGGCATCATCGCCACCAACACCACCTTGAGCCGCGACGGGCTCAAACCCGACGACGTCGCGCTCGGCGCCGAGGCGGGCGGACTGTCCGGCCGCCCGCTGACCGGCCGCGCCCGCCGTACCGTCGCGCACATCCACCAGGCCACCGGCGGGCAGCTACCGATCATCGGCGTCGGCGGCATCCTCGATCCGGACGACGCGTCGCGGATGATCGACGCCGGCGCGAGTCTGGTGCAGATCTACACCGGCCTTATTTACCGCGGTCCCGGCCTCATCCGGCAGACGAACCGGGCCCTGCGGACCAATATCTTGGAGACCAGATGATCGTTCCCTTCGGCACCCGTCTGCGCGCCGCCATGGCCGCGCGCGGTCCGCTCTGTGTCGGTATCGACCCGCACGCCCACCTGCTGCAGGCCTGGGGTCTGCCCGATGACCCGAGCGGCCTGGAGAAGTTCACCTTCACCGTCATCGAGGCTCTCGCCGAGCAGGTGGCGATCTTC
Encoded here:
- a CDS encoding dihydroorotase encodes the protein MTAYLIKNARILGGEAADLHLDNGEIVAVGKNLSTPEGTQTIEADGLIALPGLVDLHTHLREPGREDAETVLTGTRAAALGGFTGVHAMANTDPVADTAGVVEQVWRLGREGGYCDVFPVGAVTVGLKGTQLAELGAMADSAARVRVFSDDGLCVWDAALMRRALEYVKAFGGVIAQHAQEPRLTQGAQMNEGELSGVLGLTGWPSVAEESIIARDILLNAHVGSKLHVCHLSTKGSVEIVRAAKKRGLAVTAEVTPHHLLLTEEKATTYNPVFKVNPPLRTKEDVEAVREGLADGTIDIVATDHAPHPVEDKDCEWSAAAFGMLGLETALSVVQHAMVDTKLMTWADVADRMSFRPARIGQLSGHGQPLQAGAPANVTLVDASATRTIVPSETASLSRNTPFDGMQLPGRVVATFLRGEATVLDGKLAK
- a CDS encoding PH-like domain-containing protein, with the translated sequence MTYALGAVGTLAVIALAYFGMLKGWRHRQQRQADLAELPAVPDITDQGVEGVYIATTTAGDWMDRIAVQELGVRSVADLAVTDAGLLFRRRGAADLFIPADRVTEVRTDRGIAGKVTPESSGLVVVTWQHDGRDLDTGFRPRRKADIATLTSSISTLIGADR
- a CDS encoding quinone-dependent dihydroorotate dehydrogenase, which gives rise to MSLYRRLVRPVLYRLGRGDAEVAHEQTLRGLRLLNAVPQRLLGRTSPALATTVFGIRFPSPVGLAAGMDKNGIALPAWRALGFGFVEVGTVTAEPQPGNPRPRLFRLVDSEGIINRMGFNNEGSEALAARLKSYGDLGYPLGVSIGKSKVTPLADAVGDYVTSLRRLYAYGNYFAVNVSSPNTPGLRSLQDAGQLRELLVALRNEALALGNGADPKPILVKIAPDLTLEAIDELLDVCTETKIAGIIATNTTLSRDGLKPDDVALGAEAGGLSGRPLTGRARRTVAHIHQATGGQLPIIGVGGILDPDDASRMIDAGASLVQIYTGLIYRGPGLIRQTNRALRTNILETR
- the carB gene encoding carbamoyl-phosphate synthase large subunit, producing the protein MPRRTDIDSVLVIGSGPIVIGQACEFDYSGTQACRVLKEEGFRVVLVNSNPATIMTDPEFADATYVEPITPEFVEKVIEKERPNALLATLGGQTALNAAIALHENGVLAKYGVELIGASVDAIQRGENRESFKAIVEELGAEVARSVVCHTLADVLAAADELGYPLVVRPSFTMGGVGSGMAYDESDLRRIAGAGLAASPTTEVLIEESIVGWKEYELEVMRDKADNVVIICSIENLDPMGVHTGDSITVAPAMTLTDREYQTMRDLSIGIIRSVGVDTGGCNIQFAVNPVDGRLIVIEMNPRVSRSSALASKATGFPIAKIAAKVAIGYTLDEIPNDITQQTPASFEPTLDYVVVKVPRFAFEKFPAADNTLTTHMKSVGEAMAIGRNFTEALQKALRSLEKPEARFSWLLPAATSVEPLLEEIRTPRDGRLRKVMDAIRAGASAEQLFEATKIDPWFIDQLFLIHETALTVAKGTRMTPEVIRLAKRHGFSDLQLAEIRGLEEDVVRGVRQALGIRPVYKTVDTCAAEFAASTPYHYSSYDEETEVAPRSEPAVLILGSGPNRIGQGIEFDYSCVHASMALRDAGYCTIMVNCNPETVSTDYDTSDRLYFEPLTAEDVLEIVYAEMQAGPIAGVIVQLGGQTPLGLAQRLADAGVPIVGTSPEAIHLAEERGAFGKVLADAGLPAPKHGTAMSFGEAQAIAAEIGFPVLVRPSYVLGGRGMEIVYSEAELSAALVRLSGGEEVASWEHPVLIDRFLDDAVEIDVDGLFDGEELFLGGVMEHIEEAGVHSGDSSCALPPITLGRADIEKIRASTEAIARGVGVRGLLNVQYALAGDVLYVLEANPRASRTVPFVSKATATPLAKAAARVMLGATVAELRAEGMLPAVGDGGTLPPNTPIAVKEAVMPFNRFRTVEGASVDTVLGPEMRSTGEVMGIDDTFGTAFAKSQAGASGPLPSYGKVFVSVANRDKRHMIFPVKRLADLGFEILATEGTADVLRRNGVEAKVVRKNSEGPGPNGEPTIVQVVHEGEVDLIVNTPIGITQGGSPRIDGYEIRSAAVARNIPCITTVQGLAAAVQGIEAQRAGDIGVRSLQDWAARIRGTEQ
- the carA gene encoding glutamine-hydrolyzing carbamoyl-phosphate synthase small subunit, whose amino-acid sequence is MSSHKPALLVLEDGRTFAGTSYGAVGETFGEAVFTTGMTGYQETLTDPSYHRQIVTQTAPHIGNTGVNDEDDESSKIWVAGYVVRDPARVPSNWRSVRTLDDQLKAQGIVGISGIDTRALTRHLRERGAMRAAISTEELNPETLLARVLEQPKMAGSDLASEVTTEQTYVVPAEGEKRFTVVALDLGIKTMTPKRMSERGIEVHVMPMTSTLEEVLAVKPDGVFMSNGPGDPETTEHPTTLLKALLEKGIPYFGICFGNQVFGRALGLGTFKLKYGHRGINQPVLDRATGKVEITAQNHGFAVDAPLDGGVETPYGLAEVSHVSLNDNVVEGLKLTKDGKLKGFSVQYHPEAAAGPHDSAYLFDRFVDLMGES
- a CDS encoding aspartate carbamoyltransferase catalytic subunit, encoding MKHLLSAGDLSLDEANLILDTAEEMRSLADRPIKKLPALRGRTVVNLFFEDSTRTRISFEAAAKRLSADVINFSAKGSSVSKGESLKDTALTLQAMGADGVVCRHGASGAPHLLATSGWLRGSVVNAGDGTHEHPTQALLDAFTMRRHLGSLDGRRITIVGDVLHSRVARSNVLLLSTLGAEVTVVAPPTLLPVNMNGWPCETSYDLDAVLPKSDAVMMLRVQRERMGEAFFPSAREYSRRYGLDVHRMAQLPENTIVMHPGPMNRGMEITADVADSTRSVIVEQVTNGVAVRMAVLYLLLSGANDTANTEETTA